In Puntigrus tetrazona isolate hp1 chromosome 24, ASM1883169v1, whole genome shotgun sequence, a genomic segment contains:
- the tfap2a gene encoding transcription factor AP-2-alpha isoform X1, translated as MKMLWKLTDNIKYEDCEDRHDGTSNGTARLPQLGSVGQSPYTSAPPLSHTPNSDFQPPYFPPPYQPIYPQSQDPYSHVNDPYSINSLHAQPQPQHPGWPGQRQSQESSLLHQHRGLPHQLCREYRREVLLPSGHGIETGLTDSIPIHGIPHSLEDVQHVEDQGIHIPDQTVIKKGPVSISKNNSNVSAIPINKDGLFGGVVNPNEVFCSVPGRLSLLSSTSKYKVTVAEVQRRLSPPECLNASLLGGVLRRAKSKNGGRSLREKLDKIGLNLPAGRRKAANVTLLTSLVEGEAVHLARDFGYVCETEFPAKAVAEYVNRQHSDPNEQVQRKNMLLATKQICKEFTDLLSQDRSPLGNSRPQPILEPGIQSCLTHFSLISHGFGTPAMCAALTALQNYLTEAIKAMDKMYLNNNPNSHNETGSKAGDKDEKHRK; from the exons ATGAAAATGCTTTGGAAATTAActgataatattaaatatgaagacTGCGAG GATCGCCACGACGGGACCAGCAATGGCACAGCCCGGTTACCCCAACTGGGCAGCGTGGGCCAGTCCCCGTACACCAGCGCTCCTCCGCTCTCTCACACGCCCAACTCAGACTTCCAGCCGCCATACTTTCCGCCACCCTACCAGCCCATTTACCCGCAGTCTCAGGACCCTTACTCTCACGTTAACGACCCGTACTCCATCAACTCTCTGCACGCCCAGCCTCAGCCACAGCACCCCGGCTGGCCCGGCCAGCGGCAGAGCCAGGAGAGCAGCCTGCTGCACCAGCACCGCGGGTTACCGCATCAGCTGTGCAGAGAGTACCGCAGAGAAGTGCTACTTCCCTCGGGTCACGGCATTGAGACTGGACTCACGGATTCAATCCCTATCCATGGAATACCTCACTCTTTAGAAGATGTTCAG CATGTCGAAGATCAAGGAATTCACATCCCAGACCAAACCGTAATCAAGAAAG gtCCTGTTTCCATATCCAAGAACAACAGCAATGTCTCTGCTATACCGATAAATAAAGACGGGCTTTTCGGAGGTGTTGTAAACCCAAACGAAGTGTTCTGTTCGGTTCCGGGTCGCCTGTCTCTTCTGAGCTCAACGTCAAAGTACAAAGTCACAGTAGCGGAGGTGCAGAGACGTCTTTCTCCGCCTGAGTGCCTGAACGCTTCCCTGCTCGGTGGGGTCTTGAGGAG GGCCAAATCTAAGAACGGCGGAAGATCTTTAAGAGAAAAGCTAGATAAAATCGGATTAAATCTACCAGCAGGGAGACGCAAAGCTGCCAACGTTACTCTCCTGACGTCACTGGTGGAAG GTGAAGCGGTGCATCTGGCCAGAGATTTCGGTTATGTGTGCGAGACTGAATTTCCAGCCAAGGCGGTAGCTGAATACGTGAACCGACAGCATTCCGACCCAAACGAACAAGTccaaagaaaaaacatgttattgGCAACGAA ACAAATCTGCAAAGAGTTCACGGACCTGCTCTCGCAAGACCGCTCGCCCTTGGGGAATTCGCGTCCACAGCCCATTCTCGAGCCCGGGATTCAAAGCTGTTTGACCCACTTCAGTCTCATTTCTCATGGATTCGGGACTCCGGCCATGTGCGCGGCCCTCACCGCGCTGCAGAACTATTTGACGGAGGCCATTAAAGCCATGGACAAAATGTACCTGAACAACAATCCTAATAGCCACAACGAGACGGGGTCGAAGGCGGGTGACAAAGACGAGAAGCACAGAAAGTGA
- the tfap2a gene encoding transcription factor AP-2-alpha isoform X2, whose translation MLVHSFSAMDRHDGTSNGTARLPQLGSVGQSPYTSAPPLSHTPNSDFQPPYFPPPYQPIYPQSQDPYSHVNDPYSINSLHAQPQPQHPGWPGQRQSQESSLLHQHRGLPHQLCREYRREVLLPSGHGIETGLTDSIPIHGIPHSLEDVQHVEDQGIHIPDQTVIKKGPVSISKNNSNVSAIPINKDGLFGGVVNPNEVFCSVPGRLSLLSSTSKYKVTVAEVQRRLSPPECLNASLLGGVLRRAKSKNGGRSLREKLDKIGLNLPAGRRKAANVTLLTSLVEGEAVHLARDFGYVCETEFPAKAVAEYVNRQHSDPNEQVQRKNMLLATKQICKEFTDLLSQDRSPLGNSRPQPILEPGIQSCLTHFSLISHGFGTPAMCAALTALQNYLTEAIKAMDKMYLNNNPNSHNETGSKAGDKDEKHRK comes from the exons ATGTTAGTGCACAGTTTTTCCGCGATG GATCGCCACGACGGGACCAGCAATGGCACAGCCCGGTTACCCCAACTGGGCAGCGTGGGCCAGTCCCCGTACACCAGCGCTCCTCCGCTCTCTCACACGCCCAACTCAGACTTCCAGCCGCCATACTTTCCGCCACCCTACCAGCCCATTTACCCGCAGTCTCAGGACCCTTACTCTCACGTTAACGACCCGTACTCCATCAACTCTCTGCACGCCCAGCCTCAGCCACAGCACCCCGGCTGGCCCGGCCAGCGGCAGAGCCAGGAGAGCAGCCTGCTGCACCAGCACCGCGGGTTACCGCATCAGCTGTGCAGAGAGTACCGCAGAGAAGTGCTACTTCCCTCGGGTCACGGCATTGAGACTGGACTCACGGATTCAATCCCTATCCATGGAATACCTCACTCTTTAGAAGATGTTCAG CATGTCGAAGATCAAGGAATTCACATCCCAGACCAAACCGTAATCAAGAAAG gtCCTGTTTCCATATCCAAGAACAACAGCAATGTCTCTGCTATACCGATAAATAAAGACGGGCTTTTCGGAGGTGTTGTAAACCCAAACGAAGTGTTCTGTTCGGTTCCGGGTCGCCTGTCTCTTCTGAGCTCAACGTCAAAGTACAAAGTCACAGTAGCGGAGGTGCAGAGACGTCTTTCTCCGCCTGAGTGCCTGAACGCTTCCCTGCTCGGTGGGGTCTTGAGGAG GGCCAAATCTAAGAACGGCGGAAGATCTTTAAGAGAAAAGCTAGATAAAATCGGATTAAATCTACCAGCAGGGAGACGCAAAGCTGCCAACGTTACTCTCCTGACGTCACTGGTGGAAG GTGAAGCGGTGCATCTGGCCAGAGATTTCGGTTATGTGTGCGAGACTGAATTTCCAGCCAAGGCGGTAGCTGAATACGTGAACCGACAGCATTCCGACCCAAACGAACAAGTccaaagaaaaaacatgttattgGCAACGAA ACAAATCTGCAAAGAGTTCACGGACCTGCTCTCGCAAGACCGCTCGCCCTTGGGGAATTCGCGTCCACAGCCCATTCTCGAGCCCGGGATTCAAAGCTGTTTGACCCACTTCAGTCTCATTTCTCATGGATTCGGGACTCCGGCCATGTGCGCGGCCCTCACCGCGCTGCAGAACTATTTGACGGAGGCCATTAAAGCCATGGACAAAATGTACCTGAACAACAATCCTAATAGCCACAACGAGACGGGGTCGAAGGCGGGTGACAAAGACGAGAAGCACAGAAAGTGA
- the tfap2a gene encoding transcription factor AP-2-alpha isoform X3: MQAVIGSIKCYYKDLIFDDRHDGTSNGTARLPQLGSVGQSPYTSAPPLSHTPNSDFQPPYFPPPYQPIYPQSQDPYSHVNDPYSINSLHAQPQPQHPGWPGQRQSQESSLLHQHRGLPHQLCREYRREVLLPSGHGIETGLTDSIPIHGIPHSLEDVQHVEDQGIHIPDQTVIKKGPVSISKNNSNVSAIPINKDGLFGGVVNPNEVFCSVPGRLSLLSSTSKYKVTVAEVQRRLSPPECLNASLLGGVLRRAKSKNGGRSLREKLDKIGLNLPAGRRKAANVTLLTSLVEGEAVHLARDFGYVCETEFPAKAVAEYVNRQHSDPNEQVQRKNMLLATKQICKEFTDLLSQDRSPLGNSRPQPILEPGIQSCLTHFSLISHGFGTPAMCAALTALQNYLTEAIKAMDKMYLNNNPNSHNETGSKAGDKDEKHRK, encoded by the exons ATGCAAGCGGTAATCGGTAGCATAAAATGCTATTACAAAGACTTAATATTTGAT GATCGCCACGACGGGACCAGCAATGGCACAGCCCGGTTACCCCAACTGGGCAGCGTGGGCCAGTCCCCGTACACCAGCGCTCCTCCGCTCTCTCACACGCCCAACTCAGACTTCCAGCCGCCATACTTTCCGCCACCCTACCAGCCCATTTACCCGCAGTCTCAGGACCCTTACTCTCACGTTAACGACCCGTACTCCATCAACTCTCTGCACGCCCAGCCTCAGCCACAGCACCCCGGCTGGCCCGGCCAGCGGCAGAGCCAGGAGAGCAGCCTGCTGCACCAGCACCGCGGGTTACCGCATCAGCTGTGCAGAGAGTACCGCAGAGAAGTGCTACTTCCCTCGGGTCACGGCATTGAGACTGGACTCACGGATTCAATCCCTATCCATGGAATACCTCACTCTTTAGAAGATGTTCAG CATGTCGAAGATCAAGGAATTCACATCCCAGACCAAACCGTAATCAAGAAAG gtCCTGTTTCCATATCCAAGAACAACAGCAATGTCTCTGCTATACCGATAAATAAAGACGGGCTTTTCGGAGGTGTTGTAAACCCAAACGAAGTGTTCTGTTCGGTTCCGGGTCGCCTGTCTCTTCTGAGCTCAACGTCAAAGTACAAAGTCACAGTAGCGGAGGTGCAGAGACGTCTTTCTCCGCCTGAGTGCCTGAACGCTTCCCTGCTCGGTGGGGTCTTGAGGAG GGCCAAATCTAAGAACGGCGGAAGATCTTTAAGAGAAAAGCTAGATAAAATCGGATTAAATCTACCAGCAGGGAGACGCAAAGCTGCCAACGTTACTCTCCTGACGTCACTGGTGGAAG GTGAAGCGGTGCATCTGGCCAGAGATTTCGGTTATGTGTGCGAGACTGAATTTCCAGCCAAGGCGGTAGCTGAATACGTGAACCGACAGCATTCCGACCCAAACGAACAAGTccaaagaaaaaacatgttattgGCAACGAA ACAAATCTGCAAAGAGTTCACGGACCTGCTCTCGCAAGACCGCTCGCCCTTGGGGAATTCGCGTCCACAGCCCATTCTCGAGCCCGGGATTCAAAGCTGTTTGACCCACTTCAGTCTCATTTCTCATGGATTCGGGACTCCGGCCATGTGCGCGGCCCTCACCGCGCTGCAGAACTATTTGACGGAGGCCATTAAAGCCATGGACAAAATGTACCTGAACAACAATCCTAATAGCCACAACGAGACGGGGTCGAAGGCGGGTGACAAAGACGAGAAGCACAGAAAGTGA